The following coding sequences are from one Streptomyces sp. V3I7 window:
- a CDS encoding folate-binding protein YgfZ, which yields MKSPLLSLPGAVPAEGADEGVAAHYGDLFREQRALAAGSGFVDLSHRGVIAVSGEDRLSWLHLLLTQHVSDLPVGEATEALILSAHGHIEHALYLVDDGETVWAHVEPGTQEALLAYLESMKFFYRVEVADRTADFAVVHLPAGSIAEAPEGVVVRETPYGRDLFLPRADLEAYAAESGPAAGILAHEALRVEHHRPRLGFETDHRTIPHELGWIGAAVHLQKGCYRGQETVARVQNLGRPPRRLVFLHLDGSDVHLPAPGTEIRRADEGPDGRRIGFITTSARHHELGPVALALVKRNVPADAPLLAGETAAAQEVIVEP from the coding sequence ATGAAGAGCCCCCTGCTGTCCCTGCCCGGCGCCGTCCCCGCCGAGGGCGCGGACGAAGGCGTCGCCGCCCACTACGGCGACCTGTTCCGCGAGCAGCGCGCCCTCGCCGCCGGCAGCGGCTTCGTCGATCTGTCGCACCGCGGCGTCATCGCCGTCTCCGGCGAGGACCGGCTGAGCTGGCTGCACCTTCTCCTCACCCAGCACGTCAGCGATCTGCCCGTCGGCGAGGCCACCGAGGCGCTGATCCTGTCCGCCCACGGCCACATCGAGCACGCGCTGTACCTGGTGGACGACGGCGAGACCGTCTGGGCCCACGTGGAGCCCGGCACCCAGGAGGCGCTGCTGGCGTACCTGGAGTCGATGAAGTTCTTCTACCGGGTCGAAGTCGCCGACCGCACCGCCGACTTCGCGGTCGTTCACCTGCCGGCCGGTTCGATCGCCGAGGCCCCTGAGGGCGTCGTCGTGCGCGAGACGCCGTACGGCCGCGACCTCTTCCTGCCGCGCGCGGACCTGGAGGCGTACGCCGCCGAGTCCGGCCCCGCGGCCGGGATCCTCGCCCACGAGGCCCTGCGAGTCGAACACCACCGCCCCCGCCTCGGCTTCGAGACCGACCACCGCACCATCCCGCACGAGCTGGGCTGGATCGGCGCGGCGGTGCATCTGCAGAAGGGCTGCTACCGCGGCCAGGAGACCGTCGCCCGCGTGCAGAACCTGGGCCGGCCGCCGCGCCGGCTGGTGTTCCTGCACCTGGACGGCAGCGATGTCCACCTGCCCGCGCCGGGCACGGAGATCCGCCGCGCCGACGAGGGCCCCGACGGCCGCAGGATCGGGTTCATCACCACGTCCGCACGTCACCACGAACTCGGACCGGTCGCCCTCGCGTTGGTCAAGCGCAACGTACCGGCGGACGCGCCCCTGCTGGCGGGGGAGACGGCGGCGGCCCAGGAGGTCATCGTCGAGCCCTGA
- a CDS encoding sulfurtransferase, whose translation MSRSDVLVDADWLQDHLDDPTIAIVEVDEDTSAYEKNHIKNAIRIDWTKDLQDPVRRDFIDQEGFEKLLSKKGIANDTQVILYGGNNNWFASYAYWYFKLYGHDNVKLLDGGRKKWELDARELVDGTEVPERPATDYKAKPQDASIRAFRDEVVAAIGTQNLVDVRSPDEFSGKLLAPAHLPQEQSQRPGHVPSARNIPWSKNANDDGTFKSDEELKELYAEESVDLAKDTIAYCRIGERSALTWFVLHELLGVENVKNYDGSWTEYGSLVGVPIALGANK comes from the coding sequence ATGAGCCGCAGCGACGTCCTGGTCGACGCCGACTGGCTCCAGGACCACCTGGACGACCCGACCATTGCCATCGTCGAGGTGGACGAGGACACGTCCGCCTACGAGAAGAACCACATCAAGAACGCCATCCGGATCGACTGGACCAAGGACCTCCAGGACCCGGTCCGCCGTGACTTCATCGACCAGGAGGGCTTCGAGAAGCTCCTGTCGAAGAAGGGCATCGCCAACGACACCCAGGTGATCCTCTACGGCGGCAACAACAACTGGTTCGCCTCGTACGCCTACTGGTACTTCAAGCTGTACGGCCACGACAACGTGAAGCTCCTCGACGGCGGCCGCAAGAAGTGGGAGCTGGACGCCCGCGAGCTGGTCGACGGCACCGAGGTGCCCGAGCGCCCGGCCACCGACTACAAGGCCAAGCCGCAGGACGCGTCCATCCGCGCCTTCCGTGACGAGGTCGTCGCCGCGATCGGTACGCAGAACCTGGTCGACGTCCGCTCGCCCGACGAGTTCAGCGGCAAGCTGCTCGCCCCGGCCCACCTCCCGCAGGAGCAGTCGCAGCGCCCGGGCCACGTGCCGAGCGCCCGCAACATCCCGTGGTCGAAGAACGCCAACGACGACGGCACCTTCAAGTCGGACGAGGAGCTCAAGGAGCTCTACGCCGAGGAGAGCGTCGACCTGGCCAAGGACACCATCGCCTACTGCCGCATCGGCGAGCGCTCGGCGCTGACCTGGTTCGTCCTGCACGAGCTGCTCGGCGTGGAGAACGTCAAGAACTACGACGGCTCCTGGACCGAGTACGGCTCCCTGGTGGGCGTACCGATCGCGCTCGGCGCCAACAAGTAA
- a CDS encoding alpha/beta hydrolase: MSVGSAGHVVRSAARPHGETGGGTVVRTFLRTADGVAIDAVYEPVPASYGGSPPPAEAPVFVIAHGFTGDADRPHVRRAARVLARYGAVVTFSFRGHGASGGRSTVGDREVLDLAAAVAWARELGHARVVTVGFSMGGSVVLRHAALHRGPGGVDAVVSVSAPARWYYRGTAPMRRLHWLITRPEGRLVGRYGLRTRIHHRDWDPVPLSPVEAVPAIAPTPLLVVHGDQDAYFPLDHPRTLAAAAGEHGELWVEHGMGHAEHAADDALLARIGDWAASRAG; the protein is encoded by the coding sequence ATGAGCGTGGGTTCGGCAGGTCATGTGGTTCGTTCCGCCGCTCGTCCGCATGGCGAGACGGGCGGAGGCACGGTGGTGCGGACGTTTCTGCGCACCGCGGACGGGGTCGCGATCGACGCCGTGTACGAGCCGGTCCCGGCGTCGTACGGCGGCTCACCGCCGCCCGCCGAGGCCCCGGTCTTCGTGATCGCGCACGGCTTCACCGGCGATGCGGACCGCCCCCACGTGCGCCGGGCGGCGCGGGTACTCGCGCGGTACGGGGCCGTCGTCACCTTCTCCTTCCGCGGCCACGGAGCCTCGGGCGGCCGCTCCACCGTGGGCGACCGGGAGGTGCTCGACCTCGCGGCCGCGGTGGCCTGGGCGCGGGAGCTGGGCCACGCGCGCGTGGTCACGGTCGGCTTCTCCATGGGCGGCTCGGTGGTGCTGCGGCACGCGGCGCTGCACCGGGGCCCCGGGGGCGTCGACGCGGTGGTCTCGGTGAGCGCCCCGGCCCGCTGGTACTACCGGGGCACCGCCCCCATGCGCCGCCTGCACTGGCTGATCACCCGGCCCGAGGGCCGCCTGGTCGGCCGGTACGGTCTGCGCACCCGCATCCACCACCGCGACTGGGACCCGGTCCCGCTGTCCCCCGTCGAGGCGGTCCCGGCCATCGCGCCGACCCCGCTGCTCGTCGTCCACGGCGACCAGGACGCCTACTTCCCGCTCGACCATCCCCGCACCCTGGCCGCAGCGGCGGGCGAGCACGGGGAGCTGTGGGTGGAGCACGGCATGGGGCACGCCGAGCACGCGGCGGACGACGCGCTGCTCGCCCGGATCGGTGACTGGGCGGCCTCGCGGGCGGGCTAG
- a CDS encoding MoaD/ThiS family protein has protein sequence MAKVTVRYWAAAKAAAGAAEEPYDAATLAEALDAVRERHPGELTRVLRRCSFLVDGDPVGTRGHETVRLAEGGTVEVLPPFAGG, from the coding sequence ATGGCAAAGGTCACGGTGCGGTATTGGGCCGCCGCCAAGGCCGCGGCCGGTGCCGCCGAGGAGCCGTACGACGCGGCGACCCTGGCCGAGGCGCTGGACGCGGTGCGCGAGCGGCACCCCGGTGAGCTGACGCGTGTACTGCGACGCTGCTCGTTCCTCGTCGACGGTGACCCCGTGGGCACCCGCGGGCATGAGACGGTACGGCTGGCCGAGGGCGGCACGGTCGAGGTGCTCCCGCCGTTCGCAGGAGGGTGA
- a CDS encoding DUF3099 domain-containing protein, protein MYARRRRVYFVMMGICIVLFVLAWGVVRLWSVPAAVVMCLVAMVIPPVAAFVANRRGPDDRWWDDPSGDPQSDEWWDELDGKKRR, encoded by the coding sequence ATGTACGCGCGGCGGCGGCGGGTCTACTTCGTCATGATGGGGATCTGCATCGTGCTCTTCGTCCTGGCGTGGGGCGTCGTGCGCCTGTGGTCGGTGCCCGCGGCCGTCGTCATGTGCCTGGTGGCCATGGTCATCCCGCCGGTCGCCGCCTTCGTCGCCAACCGCCGGGGGCCCGACGACCGCTGGTGGGACGACCCCTCGGGCGACCCGCAGTCCGACGAGTGGTGGGACGAACTGGACGGCAAGAAGCGCCGCTAG
- a CDS encoding DsrE family protein has protein sequence MAKKLVIKVTAGADAAERCSQAFTVAAVAVASGVEVSLWLTGESAWFALPGRAAEFELPHAAPLPDLLDSILAGGRVTLCTQCAARRDITEKDVIEGVRIAGAQVFVQEALADEAQALVY, from the coding sequence ATGGCGAAGAAGCTCGTGATCAAGGTGACGGCCGGGGCGGACGCGGCCGAGCGCTGCTCGCAGGCGTTCACGGTCGCCGCGGTGGCCGTGGCCAGTGGGGTCGAGGTCTCGCTGTGGCTGACCGGCGAGTCCGCGTGGTTCGCGCTGCCGGGCCGGGCCGCCGAGTTCGAGCTGCCGCACGCCGCTCCGCTGCCGGACCTGCTGGACTCGATCCTGGCGGGCGGCCGGGTCACGCTGTGCACGCAGTGCGCCGCCCGGCGCGACATCACGGAGAAGGACGTCATCGAGGGCGTACGGATCGCCGGTGCGCAGGTCTTCGTGCAGGAGGCCCTGGCGGACGAGGCGCAGGCCCTCGTCTACTGA
- a CDS encoding putative leader peptide, giving the protein MKRQADLTKRRAVDLCRVAAMLCRPC; this is encoded by the coding sequence ATGAAGCGACAGGCGGATCTCACGAAGCGGCGGGCAGTGGACCTGTGCCGCGTCGCCGCCATGCTCTGTCGCCCCTGCTGA
- a CDS encoding response regulator transcription factor produces MSSLLLLTNALQPSTEVLPALGLLLHSVRVAPAEGPALVDTPGADVILIDGRRDLPQVRSLCQLLRSTGPGCPLVLVVTEGGLAAVTADWGIDDVLLDTAGPAEVEARLRLALGRQQLGGDDSPMEIRNGDLSVDEATYSAKLKGRVLDLTFKEFELLKYLAQHPGRVFTRAQLLQEVWGYDYFGGTRTVDVHVRRLRAKLGPEHESLIGTVRNVGYRFVTPEKPDRAAAEAKAKAKAQTNRSKPQDTDASAALSAADVPAEA; encoded by the coding sequence GTGAGTTCACTGCTGCTCCTGACCAACGCCCTCCAGCCGTCGACGGAGGTGCTTCCCGCCCTCGGCCTGCTGCTGCACAGCGTGCGCGTGGCCCCGGCGGAGGGACCGGCCCTCGTGGACACGCCGGGCGCCGACGTGATCCTGATCGACGGCCGCCGCGATCTCCCGCAGGTGCGCAGCCTGTGCCAGCTGCTGCGCTCCACGGGCCCCGGCTGTCCCCTCGTCCTCGTCGTCACCGAGGGCGGCCTCGCCGCCGTCACCGCCGACTGGGGCATCGACGACGTCCTGCTCGACACCGCGGGCCCCGCGGAGGTCGAGGCGCGGCTGCGGCTAGCCCTGGGCCGCCAGCAGCTCGGCGGCGACGACTCCCCGATGGAGATCCGCAACGGCGACCTGTCCGTCGACGAGGCGACCTATTCGGCCAAGCTCAAGGGCCGGGTCCTCGACCTCACCTTCAAGGAGTTCGAGCTGCTGAAGTACCTGGCGCAGCACCCGGGCCGGGTGTTCACTCGCGCACAGCTGCTCCAGGAGGTGTGGGGGTACGACTACTTCGGCGGCACCCGGACCGTCGATGTGCACGTACGGCGGCTGCGGGCCAAGCTCGGCCCCGAGCACGAGTCGCTGATCGGAACCGTCCGGAACGTCGGTTACCGCTTCGTCACGCCGGAGAAGCCGGACCGCGCCGCGGCCGAGGCGAAAGCGAAGGCGAAGGCCCAGACAAACCGGTCAAAACCGCAGGATACGGACGCTTCGGCGGCCCTCAGCGCGGCGGACGTCCCGGCCGAGGCATAG
- a CDS encoding DUF2993 domain-containing protein: MRALRAVLIVVVILGGLFVIADRVAVHLAENEAADRIRDTEHLAATPDVAINGFPFLTQVADGTFDDVEVRIKNYEAVAGQGAEKIRVSELKADLRNVTYSGDRGSATARTATGTATIGYDELLRAIGSEHAQVAPGVSARVVGLSDGGDGKIKVSIEATVLGTKVPDPIQVLGSVTLRGDRVQVHADDLPELPGFDLSDSRIRELTDFQQAIDRLPGGIELGSVRAAKNGVEITVKGSDVRLEG; the protein is encoded by the coding sequence ATGCGAGCCCTGCGCGCAGTCCTGATCGTCGTCGTGATCCTGGGCGGCCTCTTCGTGATCGCGGACCGGGTGGCCGTCCACCTCGCCGAGAACGAGGCCGCGGACCGGATCCGGGACACGGAACACCTGGCCGCCACCCCGGACGTCGCCATCAACGGCTTCCCCTTCCTCACCCAGGTCGCCGACGGCACGTTCGACGACGTCGAGGTCCGCATCAAGAACTACGAGGCAGTCGCCGGCCAGGGCGCCGAGAAGATCCGCGTCAGCGAACTCAAGGCCGACCTCAGGAACGTCACGTACTCCGGCGACCGCGGCTCCGCCACCGCGCGCACCGCCACCGGCACCGCGACCATCGGCTACGACGAGCTGCTGCGGGCGATCGGCTCCGAGCACGCGCAGGTCGCCCCCGGCGTCTCCGCCCGCGTCGTCGGCCTCTCCGACGGCGGCGACGGCAAGATCAAGGTCTCGATCGAGGCGACGGTCCTCGGCACCAAGGTGCCCGACCCCATCCAGGTGCTCGGCAGCGTCACCCTCCGTGGCGACCGCGTGCAGGTGCACGCCGACGACCTGCCGGAACTCCCCGGCTTCGACCTCTCCGACAGCCGGATCCGGGAGCTCACCGACTTCCAGCAGGCCATCGACCGGCTGCCCGGCGGCATCGAACTGGGCAGCGTGCGGGCGGCGAAGAACGGCGTCGAGATCACGGTGAAGGGTTCGGACGTCCGGCTGGAGGGGTAG
- a CDS encoding Fur family transcriptional regulator yields the protein MSTDSTDWKSDLRQRGYRLTPQRQLVLEAVDTLEHATPDDILCEVRKTASGINISTVYRTLELLEELGLVSHAHLGHGAPTYHLADRHHHIHLVCRDCENVIEADVSVAAEFTAKLRETFGFDTDMKHFAIFGRCADCSRKISLKSSSTTS from the coding sequence GTGAGCACAGACAGCACCGACTGGAAGAGCGACCTGCGGCAGCGCGGCTACCGGCTGACGCCGCAGCGGCAACTCGTGCTCGAAGCCGTGGACACCCTGGAGCACGCGACCCCCGACGACATCCTCTGCGAAGTGCGCAAGACGGCGTCGGGGATCAACATCTCCACGGTCTACCGGACCCTGGAACTCCTGGAGGAACTGGGGCTGGTCAGCCACGCCCACCTCGGGCACGGCGCGCCGACGTACCACCTGGCGGACCGCCACCATCACATCCATCTGGTCTGCCGGGACTGCGAGAACGTCATCGAGGCGGACGTCTCGGTGGCCGCCGAGTTCACCGCCAAGCTGCGCGAGACCTTCGGCTTCGACACCGACATGAAGCACTTCGCGATCTTCGGCCGCTGCGCGGACTGTTCGCGCAAGATCTCCCTCAAGAGCTCAAGCACCACGTCGTAG
- a CDS encoding FABP family protein, whose amino-acid sequence MIEIPSDLHKDLVPLAFLLGNWVGAGVYDFPGAEKCNFGQEASFTHDGRDFLAYESRTWVLDNDGNKVRPLESEAGFWRIDGDRKVTVTMTRDDGVVEIWYGELADKKPQIELATDAVARTASAVPYSGGKRLYGYVKSDLMWVGEKQTPEVELRPYMSAHLKKVVTPEDVERWAKALPEDMPDDGIAFFK is encoded by the coding sequence ATGATCGAGATTCCGTCAGACCTCCACAAGGACCTGGTTCCCCTCGCCTTCCTGCTCGGCAACTGGGTCGGCGCAGGCGTGTACGACTTCCCCGGCGCCGAGAAGTGCAACTTCGGCCAGGAGGCGTCCTTCACCCACGACGGGCGGGACTTCCTGGCGTACGAGTCGCGCACCTGGGTGCTCGACAACGACGGCAACAAGGTGCGGCCGCTGGAGTCCGAGGCCGGCTTCTGGCGGATCGACGGAGACCGCAAGGTCACGGTCACGATGACCCGTGACGACGGCGTCGTCGAGATCTGGTACGGCGAGCTCGCCGACAAGAAGCCGCAGATCGAACTCGCCACGGACGCCGTGGCCCGTACGGCCTCCGCGGTTCCCTACAGCGGCGGCAAGCGCCTGTACGGCTACGTCAAGAGCGACCTCATGTGGGTCGGCGAGAAGCAGACTCCCGAGGTCGAGCTGCGCCCCTACATGTCGGCGCACCTGAAGAAGGTCGTCACCCCCGAGGACGTCGAGCGCTGGGCCAAGGCCCTCCCCGAGGACATGCCCGACGACGGCATCGCCTTCTTCAAGTAG
- a CDS encoding DUF1416 domain-containing protein: MCGAKAGGPDASTIKPGETTIQGQVTRDGEPVTGYVRLLDATGEFTAEVPTSATGQFRFYAAEGTWTVRALVPGGSADRTVVAQQGGLAEVAIAV; encoded by the coding sequence ATGTGTGGAGCGAAGGCCGGCGGCCCCGACGCCTCGACGATCAAGCCCGGCGAGACCACGATCCAGGGCCAGGTGACGCGTGACGGCGAGCCGGTGACGGGCTACGTCCGTCTCCTGGACGCGACCGGCGAGTTCACCGCGGAGGTCCCCACCTCCGCCACGGGTCAGTTCCGCTTCTACGCGGCCGAGGGCACCTGGACCGTGCGCGCCCTCGTCCCCGGCGGCAGCGCCGACCGCACGGTCGTCGCCCAGCAGGGCGGCCTCGCCGAGGTCGCGATCGCGGTCTGA